The Methylocaldum marinum genome includes the window TAGGAAAGTCCACATCTCTTGCAGGTTACGCGCCCCCGGAATGCGGCCCGACATCCCGATCACGGCGATCCCGGCACTATCCGCCGCCGCCTCGCGGACGGGAACCGAAGGCGTCTCGGCACGGGTATCCGCCGCCGGATACGCGCCCTCGCGCGGCCGCCGGTCCAGTTCCAGATACAGTTTCAATCCCTCTTCCGGCGTCAGTTGCCGGCTTCTGACTCGCTCCAGAATGTCTGCCTTCGAGATGCTCATCGTGTTCATATCCTGAAAGTTCCGCGCAACGTTCGGCCAGTGACCGCCTCCCGTCAAAATCCCCGATCCCGGCTGCCCCGGTCCGGCTTTCGGTAAACCACCGGATTCAGGTCGTCATTGTTCAGGGGGTCGCCGATACCGAGCGTCGCCAGGTAATCTTCCGGCAGTACATTGGGTTTGCCGTTGAAGGTCGAGCCGTCGGGCATGTAGGCGCAAGTCCAGCCTTCGCGGTGGTACGGCGTCATGTTGATCCCGGAGCCGTGCAGGGTCAGGCCGTTGTGAAAAGTGCAGTCGCCCGCCTTCAGCGGCAGCGATACCGCTTCCCGCTCCCGCCAGTGCTCGTAGCCCGGCAGATCGAACAACCCGGCCACATGGTCCTGTGCGAAGACCGGCAGATCGAAATCGACCTCGCGGTGCGAGCCCGGCATGAAATAAAGGCCGCCATTGTCGGGGCGGCTATCGGTCAGCGCGACCCAGACCGTGATGCCGCGGCGGGAGTTGAACGACCAGTAAGCCGCGTCGAAATGCCAGAAGGTGCCGTTGGCCCAGGGCTGCTTGACGAACGCGGAGTCGTGCCAGAGGCGCACGGCATCCACGCCGGACAGTTCCGCGGCGATTTTCGCGATGCCCGGACTGAGGGCGAATTCGCGCAGCGGCTCGTAAGTCCGCCACAGGTTGAGCCGCTGCCGGAACATGCGTTCGAAAACCGGCTTTTCATCGGCCAGGATGTCCCGGTCGGCGAAACGGTAG containing:
- a CDS encoding phytanoyl-CoA dioxygenase family protein yields the protein MRNSINPEDIDFYNEYGFVRIRSLLSPEETERLRTYQNQALALRGNYRFADRDILADEKPVFERMFRQRLNLWRTYEPLREFALSPGIAKIAAELSGVDAVRLWHDSAFVKQPWANGTFWHFDAAYWSFNSRRGITVWVALTDSRPDNGGLYFMPGSHREVDFDLPVFAQDHVAGLFDLPGYEHWREREAVSLPLKAGDCTFHNGLTLHGSGINMTPYHREGWTCAYMPDGSTFNGKPNVLPEDYLATLGIGDPLNNDDLNPVVYRKPDRGSRDRGF